The Megalops cyprinoides isolate fMegCyp1 chromosome 10, fMegCyp1.pri, whole genome shotgun sequence genome window below encodes:
- the elovl4a gene encoding elongation of very long chain fatty acids protein 4a, protein MEIVTHLINDTIEFYKWSLTIADKRVEKWPLMGSPLPTLAISSMYLLFLWVGPKFMQNREPFQLRKTLIVYNFSMVILNFFIFKELFLAARAAGYSYLCQPVNYSDDVNEVRMAAALWWYYVSKGVEYLDTVFFILRKKFNQVSFLHVYHHCTMFTLWWIGIKWVAGGQSFFGAHMNAAIHVIMYLYYGLAAFGPSIQKYLWWKKYLTIIQMIQFHVTIGHTALSLYIDCAFPHWMHWALIGYAITFIILFGNFYYQTYRRQPRREAPPKGGKAVANGIANGVSPATNGVSKLEEKQVPVENGRRKRRGRAKRE, encoded by the exons ATGGAGATTGTAACTCATTTAATAAATGATACCATAGAGTTCTATAAATGGAGCCTTACCATTGCAG ACAAGCGTGTGGAGAAATGGCCACTGATGGGTTCGCCCCTCCCCACCCTGGCCATCAGCTCCATGTACTTGCTCTTCCTGTGGGTGGGGCCCAAGTTCATGCAGAACAGAGAGCCCTTCCAGCTGAGGAAGACTCTGATTGTCTACAATTTCAGCATGGTCATCCTCAACTTCTTCATCTTCAAAGAG CTCTTTCTGGCAGCACGGGCAGCGGGCTACAGCTACCTGTGCCAGCCGGTCAACTACTCAGATGACGTGAATGAAGTTCGG ATggcagcagcactgtggtggTACTATGTCTCCAAGGGTGTGGAGTACCTGGACACAGTATTCTTCATCTTGCGTAAGAAGTTTAACCAGGTCAGCTTCCTGCACGTGTACCACCACTGCACCATGTTCACACTCTGGTGGATCGGCATCAAGTGGGTGGCAGGCGGACAGT CTTTCTTCGGAGCTCACATGAACGCTGCCATCCACGTCATCATGTACCTGTACTACGGGCTGGCCGCCTTCGGACCCAGCATCCAGAAATACCTGTGGTGGAAGAAGTACCTGACTATCATTCAGATG ATCCAGTTCCATGTGACGATTGGCCACACGGCCCTGTCACTCTACATCGACTGTGCCTTCCCCCACTGGATGCACTGGGCCCTGATCGGCTACGCCATAACCTTCATCATCCTCTTCGGCAACTTCTACTACCAGACCTACCGCCGCCAGCCCCGCCGGGAGGCCCCGCCCAAGGGCGGCAAGGCCGTCGCCAACGGCATCGCCAACGGGGTCTCCCCGGCAACCAACGGCGTCAGCAAACTGGAGGAGAAGCAGGTGCCGGTAGAGAacgggaggaggaagaggaggggccgAGCCAAGCGCGAGTAA